The proteins below are encoded in one region of Helianthus annuus cultivar XRQ/B chromosome 2, HanXRQr2.0-SUNRISE, whole genome shotgun sequence:
- the LOC110894236 gene encoding uncharacterized protein LOC110894236 — protein sequence MAFYMDEQQVWKCHKHPSRRRKTGICPKCLHDRLVTLCPDCAHPRPCACSPTSAEYPSSSSSSSTTSFSLFPFSRTGSRHDTNFSNNPEGDPALRKSRSVAISFLRSRSRHVGTGIGTGTGTGGCEVETAVNNNKGLPPKVTKGKNIFWSLFHKSKKCDVHNNGMDEDLSNCEDVTGKDDYSMMMRSRSVAVGGAGNRFTPASSKKGWYFPSPINAFRYSKSPRSAHVT from the coding sequence ATGGCGTTTTACATGGATGAACAACAAGTATGGAAGTGCCACAAACATCCATCCAGGCGGCGAAAAACCGGCATCTGCCCTAAATGCCTCCACGACCGCCTCGTTACCCTTTGCCCGGACTGCGCTCACCCTCGCCCTTGCGCCTGCTCTCCCACTTCAGCCGAATATCCATCGTCGTCTTCCTCCTCGTCTACAACCTCGTTTTCGCTCTTTCCATTCTCTAGAACCGGTAGTCGCCATGATACAAACTTCTCAAACAACCCTGAAGGTGATCCAGCGTTGCGCAAATCGCGATCGGTGGCTATATCATTCCTCCGATCGCGATCGCGCCACGTAGGAACCGGTATTGGAACAGGTACAGGAACTGGTGGATGTGAAGTTGAAACAGCTGTGAATAATAATAAGGGTTTGCCACCTAAGGTTACAAAGGGTAAAAATATTTTTTGGTCTTTGTTTCATAAGAGTAAAAAGTGTGATGTTCATAATAATGGAATGGATGAAGATTTGAGTAATTGTGAAGATGTGACTGGTAAGGATGATTATTCGATGATGATGCGGTCTAGATCGGTAGCTGTCGGTGGTGCCGGAAACCGGTTTACTCCGGCGAGTTCGAAGAAGGGGTGGTATTTTCCGAGTCCGATTAATGCTTTCCGTTATTCGAAATCTCCTCGATCTGCCCATGTTACATAG